A region of Nocardioides alkalitolerans DNA encodes the following proteins:
- a CDS encoding rhamnulokinase — translation MTDLPQPRPGDLRVAAVDLGATSGRVMVAVVGPGRLDLAEVHRFPNGGVTAGGSLFWDVLGIHREVLAGLRTIAATGPLDGIGIDSWAIDHGLLDRDGVLLGNPYSHRDARTDGVPEQVWQTVPAAELYARTGLQHLPFTTVYQLAAARGTAALESAQTLLLLPDLLGYWLTGEIGAERTNASTTGLYDATTGTWAIDLAARIGLPWSILPPLRDAGDRVGTLLPDVAAVLGRTPGDAPVPVVAVGSHDTASAVVGVPAAGPGEEGERFAYISSGTWSLVGLELDAPVLTDAARAADFTNEAGVDGTVRYLKNVMGLWVLSQSVQTWERDGTRIDLPALLAEAAALPALRTVVDIDDASLLPPGDMPTRIRALAAAAGEPEPRTPAEVARAIVDSLAVAYRRHLRAAAATADHPFDVVHVVGGGTHNTLLCQLTADAVGVPVLAGPGEAAALGNVLVQARTLGADLPDLAAMRALLRATHELRRYTPRTGADALDWDDAERRVRPGRPTTVG, via the coding sequence ATGACGGACCTGCCCCAGCCGCGCCCGGGTGACCTGCGGGTCGCGGCCGTCGACCTCGGCGCCACGAGCGGCCGGGTCATGGTGGCGGTCGTCGGTCCGGGACGTCTCGACCTCGCCGAGGTGCACCGCTTCCCCAACGGCGGCGTGACCGCCGGCGGCTCGCTCTTCTGGGACGTCCTCGGCATCCACCGCGAGGTGCTGGCCGGGCTCCGCACCATCGCCGCGACCGGTCCGCTCGACGGCATCGGCATCGACTCGTGGGCCATCGACCACGGGCTGCTCGACCGCGACGGCGTGCTCCTCGGCAACCCCTACAGCCACCGCGACGCCCGCACCGACGGGGTGCCGGAGCAGGTCTGGCAGACCGTCCCTGCCGCGGAGCTCTACGCCCGCACCGGCCTGCAGCACCTGCCGTTCACCACCGTCTACCAGCTCGCCGCCGCCCGGGGCACCGCGGCGCTCGAGTCGGCGCAGACGCTCCTGCTGCTGCCCGACCTGCTGGGCTACTGGCTGACCGGCGAGATCGGCGCGGAGCGCACGAACGCCTCCACGACGGGCCTGTACGACGCGACCACCGGCACCTGGGCCATCGACCTGGCCGCGCGGATCGGGCTGCCGTGGAGCATCCTCCCGCCGCTCCGCGACGCGGGCGACCGGGTCGGCACGCTGCTGCCGGACGTCGCCGCCGTGCTCGGCCGCACCCCGGGCGACGCGCCCGTCCCCGTCGTGGCGGTCGGCTCGCACGACACCGCCTCCGCGGTGGTCGGCGTCCCCGCCGCCGGGCCGGGGGAGGAGGGTGAGCGCTTCGCCTACATCTCCTCGGGCACGTGGTCGCTGGTCGGGCTCGAGCTCGACGCCCCCGTGCTGACCGACGCCGCACGGGCCGCCGACTTCACCAACGAGGCGGGCGTCGACGGCACGGTCCGCTACCTGAAGAACGTCATGGGCCTGTGGGTGCTCTCCCAGTCGGTGCAGACCTGGGAGCGCGACGGGACCCGGATCGACCTCCCCGCCCTCCTCGCCGAGGCCGCCGCCCTGCCCGCCCTGCGCACGGTCGTCGACATCGACGACGCGAGCCTCCTCCCGCCGGGGGACATGCCGACCCGGATCCGTGCGCTCGCCGCGGCTGCGGGCGAGCCGGAGCCGCGCACGCCCGCCGAGGTCGCCCGCGCCATCGTCGACTCGCTCGCCGTGGCCTACCGCCGCCACCTGCGCGCCGCGGCCGCCACCGCGGACCACCCGTTCGACGTCGTCCACGTCGTCGGTGGGGGCACCCACAACACGCTCCTGTGCCAGCTCACCGCCGACGCCGTCGGCGTCCCCGTCCTCGCGGGACCCGGCGAGGCGGCGGCCCTCGGCAACGTGCTCGTCCAGGCGCGCACCCTCGGCGCGGACCTGCCCGACCTGGCGGCCATGCGCGCCCTGCTCCGCGCGACGCACGAGCTGCGGCGCTACACCCCGCGCACCGGCGCGGACGCCCTCGACTGGGACGACGCCGAGCGGCGCGTCCGACCCGGACGGCCGACGACCGTCGGCTGA